One part of the Marinobacter sp. MDS2 genome encodes these proteins:
- the accC gene encoding acetyl-CoA carboxylase biotin carboxylase subunit yields the protein MAMLEKVLIANRGEIALRILRACKELGIKTVAVHSQVDRDLMHVRLANETVCIGPNSPTDSYLNIPAIISAAEVTDAVGIHPGYGFLAENADFAEQVEKSGFRFIGPSAETIRLMGNKVSAIEAMKKAGVPTVPGSDGPLTDDDERTLQVARNIGYPVMIKAASGGGGRGMQVVHSEAALLKAVQITQTEAKNAFGDPTVYLEKFLEKPRHVEVQILADMHGNVIHLGDRDCSLQRRNQKVIEEAPAPNLNPESRERTLKACVDACKEIGYVGAGTFEFLYQDGEFYFIEMNTRVQVEHPVSEMVTGVDIVREQLRIASGLPLEYSQDEIKISGHAMECRVNAEDPKTFAPSPGKIKHFHAPGGNGVRVDSHLYSGYTVPPYYDSLVAKLITWGADRDIARRRMKNALDEMLVEGIKTNQPLHRKLVRDGGFKQVDFTIHYLEKLIQD from the coding sequence AAAGTTCTGATCGCAAACCGCGGTGAAATCGCCCTGCGTATACTCCGCGCCTGCAAAGAGCTAGGCATTAAAACCGTGGCGGTTCACTCTCAGGTAGACCGCGACCTGATGCACGTTCGCCTGGCAAATGAAACGGTCTGCATCGGCCCCAACAGCCCGACAGACAGTTACCTCAACATCCCGGCGATTATCAGTGCTGCGGAAGTGACAGACGCTGTCGGCATTCACCCCGGCTACGGCTTTCTGGCAGAAAACGCCGACTTCGCGGAACAAGTCGAGAAAAGCGGATTCCGCTTCATCGGCCCCAGTGCTGAAACCATCCGTTTGATGGGCAACAAAGTCTCCGCCATTGAAGCCATGAAGAAAGCCGGCGTACCCACCGTTCCCGGGTCAGACGGCCCGCTCACGGATGACGATGAGCGCACGCTGCAAGTGGCCCGTAACATTGGCTATCCGGTCATGATCAAAGCCGCTTCCGGCGGTGGTGGTCGTGGTATGCAGGTTGTTCACTCCGAGGCTGCCCTTCTGAAAGCGGTCCAGATCACCCAGACGGAAGCGAAAAACGCCTTCGGCGACCCCACCGTCTATCTGGAAAAGTTTCTGGAAAAGCCTCGCCATGTGGAAGTCCAAATTCTGGCAGATATGCACGGCAACGTGATTCACCTGGGTGACCGGGACTGCTCACTGCAGCGTCGAAACCAGAAAGTCATCGAGGAAGCGCCCGCCCCGAACCTGAACCCGGAATCCCGGGAGCGCACCCTCAAAGCCTGTGTCGATGCCTGTAAGGAAATTGGCTATGTAGGTGCTGGCACCTTTGAGTTCCTGTATCAGGACGGCGAGTTCTACTTCATCGAAATGAACACCCGAGTGCAGGTAGAGCACCCGGTCTCCGAAATGGTCACAGGCGTCGATATTGTCCGCGAACAGCTGCGCATCGCGAGCGGTCTGCCACTGGAATACAGCCAGGACGAAATCAAGATTTCCGGGCACGCGATGGAATGTCGGGTCAACGCCGAAGATCCGAAAACCTTTGCGCCCAGCCCAGGCAAGATCAAGCATTTCCATGCTCCCGGCGGAAACGGTGTGCGAGTCGATTCGCACCTGTACAGCGGTTACACCGTACCTCCGTACTACGATTCTCTGGTGGCCAAACTGATCACCTGGGGTGCAGACAGAGACATCGCACGCAGGCGCATGAAGAACGCATTGGACGAAATGTTGGTCGAGGGCATCAAGACCAATCAGCCGCTGCATCGAAAACTGGTGCGCGATGGAGGTTTTAAACAGGTAGACTTCACCATTCACTACCTCGAAAAACTGATACAGGATTGA
- the prmA gene encoding 50S ribosomal protein L11 methyltransferase, which yields MPWIQLQIPADPDTADQLEDLLMEMGSDAVSMEDAADQPLYEPDPGTTPLWSQTTVTGLFQSDRDIEQLCSDIRDAWHQQTQQTLAEIDVTLVEDKDWERAWMDDFHPLRFGERLWIVPSWHEAPDPDAANLLLDPGLAFGTGTHPTTALCLQWLDGQDVDGKQVIDYGCGSGILGLAALLLGAKHVIGVDTDPQALEASRENARRNGVDDDRLDLYLPGSDPDTQADVMLANILAQPLIGLAPRLATLTRPGGSLVLSGILSNQAREVMEAYEPWFIMDEPEQKEEWIRLTGRRKGE from the coding sequence ATGCCCTGGATACAACTCCAGATTCCAGCTGATCCGGACACTGCGGATCAGCTGGAAGACCTGCTAATGGAAATGGGCTCGGATGCCGTTTCCATGGAAGATGCCGCCGACCAACCCCTCTACGAACCCGATCCCGGCACAACCCCCTTGTGGAGCCAAACCACCGTCACCGGTCTGTTTCAATCAGATCGTGATATCGAGCAGCTGTGCTCTGATATCCGGGATGCCTGGCATCAGCAAACCCAGCAAACGCTGGCAGAGATTGATGTCACCCTGGTCGAAGACAAGGATTGGGAGCGGGCCTGGATGGATGACTTCCATCCATTGCGCTTTGGCGAGCGGCTCTGGATTGTTCCCAGCTGGCACGAAGCCCCCGACCCGGACGCCGCCAACCTGCTGCTGGACCCGGGCCTGGCGTTCGGCACCGGCACCCATCCTACGACAGCCCTCTGCCTGCAGTGGCTGGACGGACAGGACGTTGATGGCAAACAAGTAATCGACTACGGCTGCGGCTCTGGCATTCTCGGACTTGCCGCTCTGCTCCTCGGCGCCAAGCACGTGATCGGTGTAGACACCGACCCTCAGGCGCTGGAAGCCAGTCGCGAAAATGCCCGGCGCAACGGCGTTGATGACGACCGGCTTGACCTCTACCTGCCCGGCAGCGATCCCGACACTCAGGCCGATGTCATGCTCGCCAACATTCTGGCCCAGCCATTGATTGGACTGGCACCTCGCTTGGCCACGCTGACTCGCCCCGGAGGCAGCCTTGTCCTATCCGGCATTCTGTCGAACCAGGCCAGAGAAGTGATGGAGGCCTACGAACCTTGGTTTATCATGGACGAACCCGAACAGAAAGAAGAGTGGATACGCCTCACAGGACGGCGCAAGGGCGAGTGA
- a CDS encoding DUF3426 domain-containing protein translates to MTQSSLQTQCPECATRFRVTDEQLSVAGGKVRCGNCMAIFNANEHRIDLPGDTTTQPPHTDPEPSPSENSSRDDKRSSVIEDDFVFVDNPEEDAEEELYAGDKLTFSEDELSESFLSVDNRHNESFSEDHQDTINSNVDESWAEAMLSDDRPTAPEKPPHEPEPEPEPEPETASSSTGAVIEDESRTGNAAPLSEDTDQPDDPLINRTRPEPQTAALYQELRRDPVSVGRGGSRLRTILWGLVTLALFGLLVAQATWFQFDRLSAIPQLRPFYEKGCELAGCKLQPLVNVDAIQSRKLVVRTAPDNRNQLIVDAVIINRANFEQPFPSIALTFSNLNGDVVAQSVFSPDEYIAGDGEALENMPPDTPVKIAIRIRDPGRDAVNYNLLFRP, encoded by the coding sequence ATGACCCAGAGCAGCCTGCAAACACAGTGCCCAGAGTGCGCGACCCGTTTTCGGGTAACTGACGAGCAGCTCAGTGTTGCCGGAGGCAAAGTCCGTTGCGGCAACTGCATGGCCATTTTTAATGCGAATGAACACCGGATAGACCTTCCCGGTGACACTACAACACAGCCCCCTCATACCGACCCTGAACCCTCGCCATCTGAAAATTCCAGCCGTGACGACAAGCGCAGCAGCGTCATCGAAGACGACTTCGTTTTCGTCGACAATCCAGAGGAAGATGCCGAAGAAGAGCTCTACGCGGGTGACAAACTGACATTTTCCGAAGACGAGCTAAGCGAAAGCTTTCTCTCGGTTGACAACCGTCACAACGAAAGTTTCTCTGAAGACCACCAAGACACGATCAACTCAAATGTCGATGAGAGCTGGGCAGAAGCCATGCTTTCCGATGACCGCCCGACGGCGCCCGAGAAGCCCCCACATGAGCCTGAGCCTGAGCCTGAGCCTGAGCCTGAAACAGCATCTTCCAGCACGGGTGCCGTGATCGAGGACGAGTCACGAACGGGTAACGCCGCCCCCTTAAGCGAAGACACCGACCAGCCGGACGACCCGCTTATTAACCGGACTCGACCGGAGCCACAAACCGCGGCCTTGTACCAGGAGTTGCGACGAGACCCTGTATCGGTCGGTCGTGGTGGCAGTCGCCTTCGAACGATCCTGTGGGGTCTGGTGACACTCGCGCTGTTCGGGCTCTTGGTGGCACAGGCTACCTGGTTCCAGTTTGACCGCTTATCCGCCATTCCCCAGCTGCGCCCCTTTTACGAGAAAGGCTGCGAACTGGCCGGTTGCAAACTCCAGCCTCTGGTGAATGTCGATGCCATACAAAGCCGCAAACTGGTGGTTCGCACCGCCCCGGACAACCGCAACCAGCTGATTGTCGATGCAGTGATCATTAATCGCGCCAACTTCGAGCAGCCCTTCCCGTCTATTGCCCTGACCTTTTCCAACTTGAATGGGGATGTGGTGGCTCAAAGTGTGTTCAGCCCTGACGAGTATATCGCGGGCGACGGAGAGGCACTGGAGAACATGCCGCCGGATACCCCGGTCAAGATTGCCATCCGGATTCGCGACCCGGGACGGGACGCGGTCAACTACAACCTGCTCTTCCGTCCGTAG
- the dusB gene encoding tRNA dihydrouridine synthase DusB gives MLPTAKIGPYTLPNPLIVAPMAGVTDRPFRLLCRRMGAGLAVSEMVIADSKLWHTRKSRTRMNHQGEPEPRSVQIAGGDPDMLADAARQNAEFGAQIIDINMGCPAKKVCNKAAGSALMKDEKLVQDILHAVVNAVDIPVTLKMRTGWDRDNRNAKTIAKMAEDAGIQALAVHGRTRADKYLGDAEYDTIAEVKASVGIPVFANGDITTPEKARHVLTYTGADGLLIGRGAQGRPWIFREILHFLETGEHLAAPPLTEVEQILQEHLAELHSFYGETMGVRIARKHVGWYLQTHDESKQFRSRFNGIEDPLEQKDSIAQYFARLRNGEVFAA, from the coding sequence ATGCTGCCAACGGCAAAAATCGGGCCGTACACCCTGCCCAACCCATTGATAGTTGCACCCATGGCCGGTGTAACAGATCGCCCGTTTCGGCTGCTGTGTCGAAGAATGGGCGCCGGTTTGGCGGTATCGGAAATGGTCATAGCGGATAGCAAGCTCTGGCATACGCGCAAATCACGTACCCGGATGAATCATCAGGGCGAACCCGAACCCCGGTCAGTGCAAATTGCCGGCGGCGACCCAGACATGCTGGCCGATGCCGCGCGGCAAAACGCCGAGTTTGGTGCCCAGATCATCGACATCAACATGGGGTGTCCTGCCAAAAAAGTCTGCAACAAGGCCGCTGGTTCGGCCCTGATGAAAGACGAAAAGCTGGTTCAGGACATTCTGCATGCGGTGGTCAATGCCGTCGATATACCGGTGACACTGAAAATGCGCACAGGTTGGGATCGCGACAACCGTAACGCCAAAACAATTGCAAAAATGGCAGAAGACGCAGGCATTCAGGCCCTCGCTGTCCACGGCCGCACAAGAGCCGACAAATATCTGGGCGACGCCGAATACGACACCATTGCCGAAGTGAAGGCCAGCGTTGGCATTCCGGTGTTTGCCAATGGCGACATCACGACACCAGAGAAAGCCCGGCACGTGCTGACCTATACCGGCGCTGACGGGTTGCTGATCGGCAGAGGCGCACAAGGCCGGCCATGGATTTTCCGGGAAATCCTGCACTTTCTGGAAACCGGCGAGCACCTTGCAGCACCGCCGCTGACGGAAGTGGAGCAGATTCTCCAGGAGCATCTCGCCGAACTGCACAGTTTCTACGGGGAAACGATGGGCGTGCGTATCGCCAGAAAACATGTGGGCTGGTATCTGCAGACCCACGACGAAAGCAAACAGTTCCGCAGTCGCTTCAACGGGATCGAAGACCCGCTGGAGCAAAAAGACAGCATCGCACAGTACTTTGCACGCTTACGAAATGGAGAGGTATTCGCAGCATGA
- the fis gene encoding DNA-binding transcriptional regulator Fis — MTAETLAHDNLSTPANDESHQLHTVNGSGNSVTLRDSVEVALKNYFAQLDGAPVTDVYQLVLSEVEAPLLEQVMKYTRNNQTKASTMLGLNRGTLRKKLKQYGLL, encoded by the coding sequence ATGACCGCTGAGACTTTGGCACACGATAATCTGAGCACCCCGGCCAACGATGAATCACATCAGTTGCACACGGTAAACGGCAGCGGCAATAGCGTCACCCTGCGCGACAGCGTAGAAGTTGCTCTGAAGAACTACTTCGCGCAACTGGACGGAGCGCCCGTCACCGACGTATACCAACTGGTGCTTTCGGAAGTTGAAGCGCCCCTGCTCGAGCAGGTAATGAAGTACACCCGCAACAACCAGACCAAGGCTTCGACCATGCTTGGCCTGAACCGCGGAACCCTGCGCAAGAAACTGAAGCAATACGGTCTGCTATAA